A single window of Magnetococcus marinus MC-1 DNA harbors:
- a CDS encoding PAS domain-containing hybrid sensor histidine kinase/response regulator, protein MKRCFLVNSNDTAQSQPADLDTPATEASLYAQCYQNLLNVGQQGLCLLGRDRLIVHTNKTMADWLRVSPEALYQTPFSQWVDLNDREKLEAFFIDVDQDGPSAITLNLVPDLGRNGRSVRVMGAGLSDVGGVAGMGLALVDLSDQRAMLQQLNHELTTYRNIANFTHDWESWFDAQGRVQWINPAVQRVTGYSIAACMEMATYPVDLFHAQDRSTLERLMQEGRAGAVAHDVSLRIKHREGDLRWVSLSLQPMLTNAGEKLGFRTSIRDISERREAEQALEAAKRSAETASKAKSRFLSTMSHEIRTPMTAILGVAELMSGTHLDRVQREHVSIIRRSGDALLELIDDILVISQNEGAQEGEKQVVFDVDHLLESVMDMASYRATEKGIKLLSHVAALVPVRVMGDPVRLRQVLINLVGNAIKFSEKGEVVIQVRPGPRNGPERSDYRFSVSDNGIGIPMEKREAIFDAFSQVDETESRRFGGTGLGLTICRRLVNLMGGQLELLFSEPGVGSTFAFDIPLQPAMEQANPANLEYDHTTLKERRVVVFSRGKNLRTMVQEMLTPEGVHCTAVSNHDELVQLMEVVHDVERDGQGPLCDMLLLDAEKPFANMDVVSYASELKKRKIFRNLHFVILGLDPGQKERFALCQAGINYVSPPLKRRVILKTLAELFVEPGYRHLDDACRNLMHATHKRELKEGGALRILLAEDDPDSSYVIQNFLKDTLCHLEVVTDGQQALQRFQEGMTDPLGAAMEFDLVIMDTQMPVMDGYTAVHRIRSWERIQQRAPVKILAISAHSGQEGRLTSLRNGCDDHLNKPLTQRDLLAHIDALCHRLPKTG, encoded by the coding sequence ATGAAGAGGTGTTTTTTGGTCAACTCCAACGATACGGCACAATCACAGCCTGCGGATTTGGATACCCCAGCCACAGAAGCCTCTTTGTATGCCCAATGCTACCAAAACCTGTTGAACGTAGGCCAGCAGGGGCTCTGCCTGTTGGGGCGGGATCGTCTGATCGTGCATACCAATAAAACCATGGCGGATTGGTTGCGGGTAAGCCCCGAGGCGTTGTACCAAACCCCCTTTAGCCAGTGGGTTGACCTAAACGACCGAGAAAAACTCGAAGCCTTTTTTATTGATGTAGACCAAGATGGACCGAGCGCCATAACCCTTAATTTGGTGCCAGACCTGGGTCGTAATGGGCGTTCCGTGCGGGTGATGGGCGCGGGCTTGAGCGATGTGGGCGGTGTGGCCGGTATGGGGCTGGCTTTGGTGGATCTATCCGACCAACGGGCCATGCTGCAACAGCTTAACCATGAGCTCACCACCTACCGCAATATCGCTAATTTTACCCATGACTGGGAGTCTTGGTTTGATGCCCAAGGGCGGGTGCAATGGATTAACCCCGCAGTGCAACGGGTAACAGGGTATAGTATCGCCGCATGTATGGAGATGGCAACCTACCCTGTGGACCTGTTCCATGCCCAAGACCGCTCGACCCTGGAGCGGCTTATGCAGGAAGGACGCGCTGGAGCGGTGGCCCATGATGTCTCCTTGCGGATTAAACATCGTGAAGGGGATCTGCGCTGGGTCTCGCTGAGTTTGCAACCTATGCTCACCAACGCCGGTGAAAAACTGGGCTTTCGCACCAGTATTCGAGATATTTCAGAACGGCGCGAAGCCGAGCAGGCATTAGAGGCAGCGAAACGTTCCGCCGAAACCGCCAGTAAAGCCAAAAGCCGCTTTCTCTCCACCATGAGTCATGAAATTCGTACCCCGATGACCGCCATTTTGGGGGTTGCCGAATTGATGTCGGGAACCCATTTAGACCGGGTTCAACGGGAGCATGTGAGCATTATCCGGCGCTCTGGGGATGCCCTGTTGGAGCTGATTGACGATATTTTGGTGATCAGCCAAAACGAAGGCGCCCAAGAGGGGGAAAAACAGGTGGTGTTTGATGTGGACCACCTGTTGGAATCGGTGATGGATATGGCCAGTTATCGCGCCACCGAAAAGGGAATTAAACTGCTCTCACATGTCGCCGCTTTGGTCCCGGTGCGGGTGATGGGCGATCCAGTACGGCTGCGGCAAGTACTTATAAACCTTGTGGGTAATGCCATAAAATTTAGTGAAAAGGGGGAGGTGGTTATCCAAGTGCGGCCTGGGCCGCGCAACGGCCCTGAACGCTCGGATTACCGGTTTAGTGTGTCGGATAATGGTATTGGCATCCCCATGGAAAAGCGTGAGGCGATCTTTGATGCCTTTAGCCAAGTGGACGAAACAGAAAGCCGTCGCTTTGGGGGTACCGGGCTGGGGCTGACCATCTGTCGCCGCTTGGTCAACCTTATGGGTGGACAGCTCGAGTTGCTCTTTAGTGAACCTGGGGTGGGTTCAACCTTTGCTTTTGATATCCCTTTACAACCCGCCATGGAACAGGCCAATCCCGCCAACTTGGAGTATGATCATACCACTCTGAAAGAGCGCCGCGTGGTGGTGTTCAGCCGAGGCAAAAACCTGCGCACCATGGTGCAGGAGATGCTCACGCCTGAAGGGGTTCACTGTACCGCCGTCAGTAACCATGATGAGCTGGTGCAATTGATGGAGGTGGTTCACGATGTGGAGCGGGATGGGCAGGGACCCCTGTGCGATATGCTGCTGTTGGATGCCGAAAAACCCTTCGCCAATATGGATGTGGTAAGCTACGCAAGCGAGCTGAAAAAGCGCAAGATATTTCGAAACTTACATTTTGTAATCCTAGGGTTGGACCCCGGACAAAAAGAGCGTTTTGCGCTGTGTCAGGCGGGCATCAACTATGTGTCGCCCCCGCTGAAGCGCCGTGTTATCTTAAAAACCTTGGCCGAACTGTTTGTCGAACCTGGCTATCGGCACTTGGATGACGCCTGTCGCAATTTAATGCACGCTACCCACAAGCGTGAACTTAAAGAGGGGGGGGCTCTGCGTATTCTACTGGCTGAGGATGACCCCGATAGCAGCTATGTTATCCAAAATTTTCTTAAAGATACCCTCTGCCACCTGGAGGTGGTGACCGATGGACAGCAGGCTCTGCAACGGTTTCAAGAGGGGATGACCGATCCTTTGGGTGCCGCTATGGAGTTTGACCTCGTTATTATGGATACCCAAATGCCGGTGATGGATGGTTATACGGCGGTGCATCGCATCCGTAGTTGGGAACGCATACAGCAGCGCGCCCCTGTAAAAATTTTAGCCATCTCAGCCCATAGCGGGCAGGAGGGGCGTTTGACCAGTCTGCGCAATGGCTGCGACGACCATTTGAATAAGCCCCTGACCCAGCGGGATCTGCTCGCCCACATTGACGCACTGTGTCACCGTCTGCCAAAAACAGGCTAA
- a CDS encoding class I SAM-dependent methyltransferase: protein MQRQLEPELMLEAEQAMVYAEADFSAPHDAFVATFKEKHAAFSGAGLVLDLGCGPGDVACRFAHAYPGCRVIGLDGSPSMLYEGVRLRARWGEPGTRVTFIEGCLPDCDELPQVPYSAIISNSLLHHMHKPEAFWATIKNYAQAGCALLVMDLLRPASEAQARQMTHTYTAQEPPRLQEDFYHSLRAAFTLDEVKSQLQAAQLEHLQIAQTSDRHWVVWGTY, encoded by the coding sequence ATGCAACGCCAATTGGAACCTGAGTTAATGCTGGAGGCCGAGCAGGCCATGGTTTATGCAGAGGCCGATTTTTCAGCCCCCCACGATGCCTTTGTGGCAACCTTTAAAGAGAAGCATGCCGCTTTTTCAGGGGCGGGTTTGGTGTTGGATTTGGGCTGTGGTCCTGGGGATGTCGCCTGCCGTTTTGCCCATGCTTATCCTGGTTGTCGGGTGATCGGGCTAGATGGCTCGCCCAGCATGCTCTATGAGGGGGTGCGGTTGCGCGCCCGCTGGGGGGAGCCCGGCACCCGTGTCACCTTTATTGAAGGGTGCTTGCCCGACTGTGATGAGCTGCCCCAAGTGCCTTATAGTGCTATCATAAGCAACAGCTTATTGCACCATATGCATAAGCCAGAGGCGTTTTGGGCGACCATAAAAAACTATGCCCAAGCGGGTTGTGCCCTGTTGGTCATGGACCTGCTGCGCCCCGCAAGCGAGGCGCAAGCCAGGCAGATGACGCACACCTACACCGCCCAAGAACCGCCACGGTTGCAAGAGGATTTTTACCACTCATTGCGGGCAGCCTTTACCCTGGATGAGGTCAAAAGTCAGTTGCAGGCAGCCCAACTTGAGCATCTACAGATTGCACAAACCTCCGATCGTCATTGGGTGGTGTGGGGAACCTATTAA
- a CDS encoding GGDEF domain-containing protein, with translation MSIKTPDEAHPDILTTPCPITTLPNSLGKAVSVYDSSRHDPATLAQEKRSRYIMLAGGIALLLGLFVNFVVKPFPHQPWLSFAWPLLAALLSAWTVAINTIQKRDCNCATTLGAIQAHQQGLLPKVTQTLFQFEQAHYLTKFHTTHAVAQHYLYHAVEDETFHFRWMDDQHQQRYQIDGLNDHRNSFSVPLQNYYFGAAVELNWTRYLLRKNAAAIVQGLPIRCPLNESGSDYMELGAETFRYAIQGKIGEHGYEEVAESFRGEQDFDIGIFNLQEGGETHSHHWIKLPYPTIPNELFFMKLWELRTGTKVEVHHLLPEAKTCTTDPVTALNLSALFLQQLEQSITRHGRQDTTLAVVVIEVANIAFIKHALGREAGSLVLRTLANRMQASVRRGDTASRLWRDEFGITLTDLKPEALELVVEGIRAELAQPIDTPFGAAYAELHMGWAIYPEDGNHHGSLLRHARYQTYQNRIKAVLAQEPH, from the coding sequence ATGTCTATCAAAACCCCTGACGAAGCCCATCCAGATATTTTAACAACACCCTGCCCCATCACCACACTGCCAAACAGTCTCGGCAAGGCGGTAAGTGTCTACGACTCTTCACGGCATGATCCTGCTACCCTCGCCCAAGAAAAGCGCTCACGTTATATTATGCTTGCAGGTGGAATTGCCCTGTTGCTGGGGCTATTTGTCAATTTTGTGGTCAAACCGTTTCCCCATCAGCCATGGCTTAGCTTTGCTTGGCCACTGCTGGCCGCCTTGCTCTCGGCATGGACGGTCGCCATCAATACCATTCAAAAACGCGACTGTAACTGTGCCACCACCCTAGGGGCTATACAGGCCCATCAACAAGGCTTATTGCCCAAAGTTACCCAGACCCTTTTCCAGTTTGAGCAGGCCCATTATTTGACCAAATTTCACACCACCCACGCCGTAGCACAGCACTATCTTTACCATGCGGTGGAGGATGAAACCTTTCATTTTAGGTGGATGGATGATCAACACCAACAACGCTACCAAATTGATGGGCTCAACGACCATCGTAACAGCTTCTCTGTGCCCTTACAGAACTACTACTTTGGTGCGGCTGTTGAGCTTAACTGGACCCGCTATCTGCTGCGCAAAAATGCTGCGGCCATCGTGCAAGGTCTGCCCATCCGCTGCCCCTTAAACGAGAGCGGCAGTGACTATATGGAGTTAGGCGCAGAAACGTTTCGCTACGCGATTCAGGGAAAGATCGGCGAACACGGGTATGAAGAGGTTGCAGAAAGCTTTCGCGGTGAACAAGATTTTGATATTGGTATCTTTAATCTGCAAGAGGGGGGCGAAACCCATAGCCACCACTGGATTAAACTGCCCTACCCAACCATTCCCAATGAGCTCTTTTTTATGAAGTTGTGGGAGCTGCGCACCGGCACCAAAGTTGAGGTCCATCATCTACTGCCCGAGGCAAAGACCTGCACCACCGATCCGGTGACCGCGCTCAACCTGTCCGCGCTGTTTTTACAGCAGTTGGAACAATCCATCACCCGCCATGGTCGACAGGACACCACCCTCGCGGTGGTGGTGATCGAGGTTGCCAACATTGCCTTTATTAAACACGCTTTGGGTCGCGAAGCGGGATCACTGGTATTAAGGACTTTAGCCAACCGCATGCAAGCCTCGGTAAGACGGGGGGATACAGCAAGCCGGCTATGGCGGGATGAATTTGGCATCACCCTAACCGATCTTAAACCCGAGGCGTTGGAACTGGTGGTCGAAGGCATTCGCGCGGAGTTGGCGCAGCCCATCGACACCCCATTTGGTGCGGCCTATGCCGAGTTACACATGGGCTGGGCCATCTATCCGGAGGATGGCAACCACCACGGCAGCCTCTTACGACACGCCCGTTATCAGACCTACCAAAACCGCATTAAAGCGGTTTTGGCCCAAGAACCCCATTAA